A genomic stretch from Theobroma cacao cultivar B97-61/B2 chromosome 4, Criollo_cocoa_genome_V2, whole genome shotgun sequence includes:
- the LOC18602453 gene encoding probable transcription factor PosF21 encodes MEKDKTPGLPPPSGRFSGFSSGGNAPNTFNVKSETGSFGQTSEPNRFSHDVSKMPDNPPKNLGHRRAHSEILTLPDDISFDSDLGVVGAADGPSYSDETEEDLLSMYLDMDKFNSSSATSAFQVGESSVAAPAAAPVPAVGVGVGTGMLAGENVSVGVGSSEKPRVRHQHSQSMDGSTSIKPEMLMSGSEEVSPADSKKAISAAKLAELALIDPKRAKRIWANRQSAARSKERKMRYIAELERKVQTLQTEATSLSAQLTLLQRDTNGLTAENSELKLRLQTMEQQVHLQDALNDALKEEIQHLKVLTGQSMPNGGPMMNFTSFGASQQYYPNNPAMHTLLTAQQFQQLQINSQKHQHQFQQHQLHQLQQQQLQQQQEQPQQQSGEIKARGSMPSPSQKDGSPDVSSTASKD; translated from the exons AtggaaaaagataaaactccGGGCTTACCGCCACCGTCGGGTCGGTTTTCGGGATTTTCATCTGGCGGAAACGCTCCAAACACTTTCAATGTGAAATCGGAAACGGGTAGTTTCGGTCAAACTTCGGAACCGAATCGTTTTAGTCACGATGTTAGCAAAATGCCTGATAATCCACCAAAGAATTTGGGTCACCGCCGTGCCCATTCCGAAATCCTTACTCTTCCTGATGATATTAGCTTCGATAGTGATCTCGGCGTCGTGGGGGCAGCCGATGGGCCTTCGTACTCGGACGAAACAGAGGAGGATTTATTGTCTATGTATCTTGATATGGATAAGTTCAATTCTTCTTCTGCCACCTCAGCATTCCAGGTTGGGGAGTCGTCGGTGGCTGCTCCAGCTGCTGCTCCGGTGCCTGCGGTGGGTGTGGGAGTAGGGACGGGGATGTTGGCTGGGGAAAATGTGAGTGTAGGTGTTGGGTCTTCAGAGAAGCCTAGAGTTAGGCACCAACATAGCCAGTCGATGGATGGGTCGACGAGTATTAAACCAGAAATGCTTATGTCTGGTTCAGAAGAGGTTTCACCTGCTGATTCTAAGAAAGCTATTTCCGCTGCTAAGCTTGCTGAGCTTGCTCTTATTGATCCCAAGCGCGCTAAGAg GATCTGGGCGAATAGGCAGTCTGCTGCAAGgtcaaaggaaagaaagatgcGATATATAGCTGAGCTTGAACGGAAAGTACAGACGCTGCAGACAGAAGCAACATCACTCTCTGCCCAACTGACTCTATTACAG AGAGACACCAATGGTCTGACCGCTGAAAATAGTGAATTGAAACTGCGCTTGCAAACTATGGAACAACAGGTTCACTTGCAAGATG CATTAAATGATGCACTGAAAGAGGAAATCCAGCATCTGAAGGTGCTGACAGGTCAATCAATGCCAAATGGTGGACCAATGATGAACTTTACTTCTTTTGGAGCTAGCCAGCAGTACTACCCAAATAATCCTGCTATGCATACTCTTCTAACAGCACAGCAGTTCCAGCAACTTCAGATTAATTCGCAAAAGCATCAGCATCAGTTCCAGCAGCATCAACTGCATCAGCTTCAGCAGCAACAACTGCAACAGCAACAGGAGCAACCACAACAGCAAAGTGGGGAGATTAAAGCTAGAGGATCCATGCCTTCCCCCAGCCAGAAAGATGGTTCACCGGATGTCAGCTCAACCGCATCAAAGGATTGA
- the LOC18602454 gene encoding putative lipid-transfer protein DIR1, with translation MEKFKSLASIATLLVVVAHIAILADAQTICNMPASGLMACKPAVTPPNPPPPTSTCCSALSQADMRCLCSYKNSQLLPSLGIDPNLAMKLPSMCKLPHPANC, from the coding sequence ATGGAGAAATTCAAGAGCCTGGCTTCTATAGCGACACTACTAGTTGTTGTAGCTCATATTGCTATATTAGCAGATGCTCAAACCATATGCAACATGCCTGCTTCGGGTTTGATGGCATGCAAGCCAGCTGTGACCCCTCCCAACCCTCCTCCCCCAACATCCACTTGCTGCTCCGCTCTCTCCCAAGCTGACATGCGCTGCCTTTGCTCCTACAAGAACTCCCAGCTTTTGCCTTCCCTTGGCATCGACCCTAACCTTGCCATGAAACTTCCTAGCATGTGCAAGCTTCCTCATCCCGCAAATTGCTAG